The Canis lupus familiaris isolate Mischka breed German Shepherd chromosome 1, alternate assembly UU_Cfam_GSD_1.0, whole genome shotgun sequence DNA window ttttttttttttttttaagatttaatttattcatgagagacacagagagaggtacagacataggcagagggagaagcaggatccctatgtggagccctatgcgggactcaatccggggactctgggatcacaaacccaagccaaaggcagatgctcaaccactgagccacccaggtgccctgccttcTCACACTTAAATGTGCATGCAAATCACAAAGCAGTCTTGTTAGAAATGcggtttctgattcagtaggtggGGAGTGGGGCTCACTTTTGCATTTCCCACCAGCTCCTTGTGAGCCCACATGGGATTTCAGTGTCTCTTCACCGGGAGGACCCAAGTGAACCAGTGGCAGAGACTGACACATTCCTCTAGGTGCCCTTATGGTCTTCCAGCAGCTCCTGGGCGTGGGCCCCCGTTTGAGTAGCAAGAATAGTGCCTCAGGACAGTCCTCATGTTAGTACCTCTGCTTCTCAAGAAAAGGGAAGATCTTTATAGAGAAATACCAAGGTTCCCAGGCTCCATCCAGAAAACTGTCCCAAGGATATTGCAGAACAAATAGACACTAGACTGAGGTTTGCTTTAACTCATGAATCCGTGCACGATTGCTGACGAGTCTCCCACGGACCCCTCATTCCTCTCCGTTAGATCCCCGGGAAACGTACAGGGACTATGTTCGCAGGAAGTTCCGGCTGATGGAAGACCGCAACGCACGCCTAGGAGAATGCGTCAACCTCAGCCACAGGTACACCCGCCTCCTCCTGGTGAAGGAACACTCAAATCCCATGTGGGCCCAGCAGAAGCTCCTGGACACAGGCTGGGGGCAGGCGAGAACCGTGGGACACCAGGCCAGCTTCATCCAGATGGAGACCCTCTTCGAGCCCGACGAGGAGCGCCCCGAGCCGCCGCGCACCGTGGTCCTGCAGGGAGCAGCGGGGATGGGCAAGTCCATGCTGGCCCACAAGGTGATGCTGGACTGGGCCGACGGGAGGCTCTTCCAGGACAGGTTTGATTACCTCTTCTACATCAACTGCAGGAAGATGAACCAGAGCACTGCGGAGCAGAGCGCCCAGGATCTCATCTCCAGTTGCTGGCCTGAGCCCAGCGTACCCCTCCAGGAGCTTGTCCGAGTCCCTGAGCGCCTCCTCTTCATCATTGATGGCTTCCATGAGCTAAAACCCTCTTTCCACGACCCTCAGGGCCCCTGGTGCCTCTGCTGGGAGGAGAAACGGCCCACAGAGCTTCTTCTCAGCAGCCTGATTCGGAAGAAGCTGCTGCCTGAGCTGTCTGTGCTCATCACCATCAGGCCCACGGCTTTGGAGAAACTCCACCGCTTGCTGGAGCACCCCAGGCATGTGGAGATCCTGGGCTTCTctgaggcagaaaggaaggagTACTTCTATAAGTATTTCCACAATGCAGAGCAGGCCGGTCAAGTCTTCAATTTCATCAGGGACAATGAGCCCCTCTTCACTCTATGCTTTGTCCCCATGGTGTGCTGGGTGGTTTGTACCTGCCTCAAGCAGCAGTTGGAGGATGGGGGGCTTCTAAGACAGACATCCAGGACCACCACAGCAGTGTACATGCTCTACCTCTTGAGTCTGATGCAGCCCAAGCCAGGGAGCCCAATCCTCCAGTCCCCACCCAACCAGAGAGGGCTGTGCTCTTTGGCGGCAGATGGCCTCTGGAATCAGAAAATCCTATTTGAGGAGCAGGACCTCCGGAAGCATGGCCTAGATGGGGCAGATGTCTCTTCCTTCCTCAACATGAACATCTTCCAGAAGGATATCAACTGTGAAAAGTTCTACAGCTTCATCCACTTGAGCTTCCAGGAATTCTTTGCTGCCATGTACTATATCCTGGATCCTGGGGAGAGCAGGTCCAGCCCAGAGCACAATGTGACGAGGCTGTTAGCTGAGTACGAGTTTTCAGAAAGGAGCTTCTTGGCACTCACTGTCCGTTTCCTGTTTGGACTCCTGAATGAGGAGACAAGGAGCTACCTGGAGAAGAGTCTTTGCTGGAAGGTCTCACCTCACGTCAAGGTGGAGCTGCTGGAGTGGATCCAAAGGAAAGCTCAGAGCGAGGGTTCCACTCTGCAGCAGGGCTCCTTGGAGCTCTTCAGCTGTCTGTATGAGATCCAGGAGGAGGATTTCATCCAACAGGCCCTGAGCCCCTTCCAAGTGGTCGTGGTCAACAACATTGCCACCAAGATGGAGCACATGATTTCCTCCTTTTGTGTGAAGAACTGTAGGAGTGCCCTGGTGCTGCACTTGCATGGGGCTGCCTACAGCCCGGATGAAGATGATGGGGGGAGATGGGCTTCAGGGCCCCAGATGCTACCGACACAGATGTAAGTACTCAACAGGGCTCACTCTCCAAGTTTCTGCTCTCCACCATGTTCATATTCTCAACTGGGGTTGATTTTGCCCCCACCCCAGAAGATATTGGCAATATCTAGAGATATGTTGAGTTTTCATAACGAGGAGATGGGGGGCACTATGGCTTTTAGAGGGCTAGGCCAGGGGTTCTGCAAAGATACCCCACAGTGCCCAGGATGGCCTCCCACAATAGATGATGGTCTGGCCCCCAAATGTCAACATTGTCCAGGTTAGTGTCCTGCGTTTAAACAGTACTCATTTGGACTAAACTGGGGCTATGGTCAAGGAAATTGTATCCAGCCAACAAATATTATCAAGGGTGCTTTTCTAGAGTGCATAGTGTGACCAGGCACCTGCCAGCACAGACATCCtaatgggaagagagagagacaaggaacagtaaataaataaacaagcaaaccagaaaagaaaaaaaaaaaaaaaaaaaaaaaaaaaaaagctcatttaGGTAATTTTAGGAGGAGAGAActattacaatgaaaataaaacagggtgCAGTAAGAGACAATGATATGGAGGGTTGGGTGGTATCAAGAGGAGATAGAGGAAGGAATCTTTGAGGAAGTGACTCTTTTGGCTTTTTGGCTAAGACTGTGTTGGTTTGGGTTCCCCAAGGAGTCATCTTAGATGCAAAAATTTGAATGTAAGTAACATCCAGAAGAAGAAAATCGTCCTTTTTCTTTCTACCCTCTTAGATCTTGTACGGAGGCCTGTAAATTAAACTGAAAagggggttgagcgtctgccttcagcccagggcctgatcctggagacccgggattgagtcccatgtcaggctccctgcatggagcctgcttctccttctgcctgtgtctctgcctctctctctctctctctctgtctctcatgaataaataaataaaatcttttaaaaattaaaaaaaaagggatccctgggtggtgcagcggtttagcgcctgcctttggcccagggcacgatcctggagacccgggatcgaatcccacgtcgggctcccagtgcatggagcctgcttctccctctgcctgtgtctctgcctctctctctctatctctctctctctgtgactatcataaataaataaatttaaaaaaaaaataaaaattaaaaaaaaataaaaagtaaactgaaaagagacagattaacagagaaaaacaaagatgttaTTAGATCTTTCTtagttctggggtgcctggttggttcagtcggtagagcatgcaactttttgatctcagggtcatgcattcaagccccacattgggcattaaaaaaaaggagtttatTAATTCATCTGCACTTGTACCTGGGAATCCCCAGAGATGAGTAACTCAAAGGGATGGTTAGAACCTGGGCTtttatagcattcttttttttttttttttttttttttatttttttttatttttttttttatttatgatagtcacacagagagagagagagagaggcagagacacaggcagagggagaagcaggctccatgtaccgggagcccgacgtgggattcgatcctgggtctccaggattgcgccctgggccaaaggcaggcgctaaaccgctgcgccacccagggatcccttttatagCATTCTAACAGAAGAACAGTATATTTTTTTAGAGCATCGGCAAGACAAAAGAAAGGGACACTGGGTTTCTAGGGAGGTTAGTTGTGAGAAGGCAGAAATATGGGGGAAACTAATGGGCTGAGGTGTGTTTGTGCAGGTCTGTCTTAGAACTGTAGTGGGagaaaattctcttctctctttgggtctctggCTGGgcctaagaattaaattgacaggggcatctgggtggcttaggggttgagtgtctgccttcagctcagaacgtgatcctagggtcctgggatcaagtgccgcatcaggctgcctagggggaacccgcttctccctctgcctgtgtctctgcctctctctgtgtgtctcataaataaataaaatctttaaaaaatttttaaattggcctatgataaacaaacaaacaaacaaactgacaTGATAGATTCACAGGAGAAAAGCAGGcacattttattgaattttcacATGTCCTTGGAGCTCGTACCAGAGCAGGAAGCACTtaaacattttgattaaaaaacaatCAGCCTGTAAAGAATTGACAGGCCACCTAAGAACATATCAGGCTGAATTTTGAATTAGCATATAATGCCATTAACAGAGCTACATTAAAGTATCTCtgacattagggatccctggaagcTCAGTAggttagagcctgcctttggcccagggtatgaccctggagtcccaggattgagtcccacattgggctccctgcgtggagcctgcttctgttctctctctctctctctctctccctctgtgtctgtcatgaataaataaataaggtctttaaaataaagtatctctgaaattagaggcacctgggtagcttagttggttaagcatccgactcttgatttcggctcaggtcatcatctcaaggtcctgggattgaacctcatgttgggctccccactctgtgaggagtctgcttatctctctctcattctgctcctcccccacctccctccctctcccccccccccataaataaataaataaatctttaaagaaaaataaataaaagatctctgaaattaggggcacctggctggctcagtcagtggaacatgtgactcttgatcttggggtcatgactttgagccccacattgggcatagtttacttaaaaaaaaaaagaattgacaagacaaagggCTTTGAGGTCGGGGGACAGTACATGGTGAACAAATAACGAGGTTGTTTATATAGACTTCTTGGCCTGGAATTCACTCCCTAGTGATCAGGATGCCTCCCTTTCTTCTGGGACAGGAAGGAGACCCTTCACATGGGAGATTGACCCGTTCTCAGGGAAGAAGCGCCAGATGGTGGTGGGGTAGGGGGTCAGTGAtcatcctgcctctgccactttcTCAGACTCCTTCAGCTCAAGACATTTAAGAAGCCATCTCTTGGGCTAGTGTGTTCTGAACCCCTCTGGCACAAAATTTCCATCTTCATGGCCATAAAACTTCCCCAGGAGAGGGGATTTGTAGCATCCCTCACTTTCAGATAACAGAAGTTCTGGAAAGGCTTCTTTCTGCACCTCGGTTgccttttattgttgttgttgttgttgttgttgttgttgttttttaaaggtttttatttctttatacatgagagacacagagagaggtagagacataggcagagggagaagcaagttccccacagggagcctgatgtgggacttgatcccaggaccccgggatcacgacctgaggtcaaggcagacactgaaccactaagtcacctaggtgccctccTTTGCCTTaaactcaaaataatccttatgccatcGTGGCATATTTGGAGATGTCAGATTCTGGCCGCACAGAGCACTTTCTTTGGGAGATAATCCCAGAAAGTAGagaagacaaggaaggaaggCAGCCAACAGAGAGAACATCATCCGGCTGGTCACTAATGGGACCTAGAGGTACTTCCCACCCGCTCCTCGAGACAGGGGAGCAGGGGTCTTGAGTTGTACATGAGTCAGGTTGGGGCATTGGCCCCCAGGGTCTCCCAGGCCACTAATGTCAGCTTTTGACCTCAGTGAGGAGGTGACTCAGTCATGTGAAAATTTAGGAAGGAGAGGCATCCTAGGGCCAGGGGTACAGGCAGTAGGGACAGGATGCATGGACATCCCACTCTGACTGGAGGCTCATTTCCAGTTACCACTCTGCCTGGCTCTTCACGACTCTTCGTCCCACGTGGAGGCACAATTCTGGTAACCAGGTTCCTCTCAGGCCTAGTTGCCGTTAATGTGCACTAAATGTGGGGCCATGTACCCAGGACTTTCAGCTACCATGCTCCAGGATGCAAGAGGGGAGTGAAGATCAGTagcctggggtttgatcctgaCTCTGCTGctcactagctgtgtggctttgccCATCACCTCTGTTCATCAAGTCTCAATGTTTCTGTGCAGAAAATGGAATTTCAACTCCTACCTTTTGGGGTTCATTGTGAAGGCTCAACACTGAGTTGTGTGCAGGGTCAGAAGCCAACAAATATTAGATGTCATTTTTTAGATGACATTTTCATGACTGTGTAGACACTCTAAGTACAATGATTTGTTAGTCCTACAGCTCTATTGTGGTTAAGGttacataatgttatatatataaatatcacgggggacctgggcggctcagtggttgagcatctgcttttggctcaggtcgtgattccagggccctgggatcgagtcccacatcagggtccccacaggaagcctgcttctccctctgcctatgtctctgtctgtctctcccaaataaatacataaagggatccctgggtggccagtggtctagtgcctgccttcagcccagggtgtgatcctggagtcccgggatcaagtcccaggtcgggctccctgcatggagcctgcttctccctctgcctatatctctgcccctctctctctctctgtctctcatgaataaataaataaaatattttttaaaataataataataaattttaaaaataaataaagtaaaaaaataacacacataaGTGGAGAAAACAGTATTTACTGATAATCTCCCCTTTGAGCTCATCATGTAGCCTTACCACGTAGCTACATTTGGCCATAAATTGACCTATCACcctctactctttttctttttttaagattttatgtatttattcatgaaagacacacacacacacacacacacacacacagaggcagaagcaggctccatgcacgaagccagatgtgggactcgatcccaggactccaggatcactccctgagccaaaagcagatgctcaaccactgagcaacccaggtgtccctatcacCCTCtactcttgcttttctctctttctctctcaaacattttattttttatttttttattttaattttttttaaagttttaattatttattcatgagagacacagagagagagagaggcagggacacaggcagcgggagaagcaggctccatgcagggagcccgacgcgggactcgatcccaggactccaggaccacaccctgggctctaaaggcaggagctcaactgctgagccctcaaacattttattttttaaaaaatttaatttacattcaattaattaacatataatgctTTAATGgtgtcagaggtagaggtcagcgATTCATTGGTCTtactctttcaaatatttatttttaaagattttatttattcatgatagacatacatgcacacacacacacacacacacacacacacacaggggcagagacacaggcagagggagaagcaggtttcacgcagaaaacctgatgcaggactcgatcccggaactccaggatcacgccctgggctaaaggtaggtgctaaaccgctgagccacccagggatcccttctctcaaatattttaaatttttttttaatttttatttatttatgatagtcacagagagagagagagaggcagagacacaggcagagggagaagcaggctccatgcaccgggagcccgatgtgggattcgatcccgggtctccaggatcgcgccctgggccaaaggcaggcgccaaaccgctgcgccacccagggatcccctctctcaaatattttaaagcaaatctgaGTAAAGTCATTTCACCCACATGGCACCAGATACTCACCTACTGCTGAACTAAATCGTTCAACATTGATCCCTAACAGAGAAGGATGTTGTTTCCCCATGAGCACCGTGGCTTCACCCCAGCTAACAGTTTCCTGACATCTGATACCCAGTCCATACCTGCATACAGGTGCACCCAGGTATCTCTATCAGCACTGCTGTGTTCCAGCCAGCATCCAAGCCCTGTGCACACATGGTATTTTCTTGATACATCtcgtaatctctctctctctctctctctctttctctctctcttttctacaGTAGCTCCATTCTGACTCTTTGTTCCATGACCATGTCTTGTTGGAGGAGCTGGGCATTTGTCTTTAGTATGTGATCACCTTTGCTAGTGGTCAGTATTTTCAGCTTCATGCACCAGGCAGCTACTTTCTTTTGCAAATACTCCATTCTGCCTTCGAAGCAGTAAGCAACGTAGAAAAACACCTTGCCTAGTGGGCATGCTTGTGTTCCAATAGAACCATTTAGGCAGATCAGGCTCCAAGGCTGTGGttagcccacccccacccaaggaCACCCACAGGCAGGCTAAGTGCTCCGTCCTATTTCCAGTCTCCTGAGGGACATTCAGAtgataaaataaagatgacagGGGCTTCTGGAgggttcagttggtagagtgtgcaactcttgatttcagcgttgggagttcaagccttgcattgggcgtggggcctactttaaaaatgtaaaaaataaagatgacaagATGCGTCATAAATTGTGAGGTGACACATGATTCCCCACGTAATCATTGTACAGTGGTTGGTTTGACTAGGCTTTGTCCTGTCTCTCCTTCTTGCAGACCCGAGAAGAACGTTTTGCCAGATGCCTACAGCAAACAGCTTGCTGCCGCTCTGAGCACCAACCCGAACCTGACAGAGCTGGTTTTGTACCGCAGTGCGTTGGGCAGCCGGGGGGTGAGGCTGCTGTGTCAGGGGCTCAGACACCCCAGCTGCAAACTTCAGAACCTGAGGTGAGTCCAGGCGAGTCTGCACTCTGTCCTCAGGGGGCTCTGTCAGAAGGAATATATAGTGGTGTGTGCTCCTGCTGGCACACTCTGGGTTTCCAGGGGTTAGGATTTTAGGGTATGAATTTAGCGGGGGACACGACCCAACCCACAGCAGAAGCAGTACAAGTGCCAGCGTCATTACCTCCCACTTTTCTTATTTTAGCTCCTTCTTTCCAGGCTTCCTATTTCCAATTACACTACCTGAGTTGAAAGTTGAGTACACAAAGtcgtagtaattaaaacagtccAGTGCcaggagctcctggctggctcagttgaggAGTGTGCGACTCTTAATCTCCgggtcctgagttcgagccctacattgggaggcatagattacttaaaaaacaaaacggggacacttgggtggctcagtggttgagggtctgcctttggctcagggcatgactccggggtcctgggatcgagtcccacatcgggctccccacagggagcctgcttctccctccgcctgtgtctctgcctctctctctgggtctctcataaataaatagataaaatcttaaaaaaaattataaaaagaaacagacaagaagttaagatggtaaatgctacgttatgcatattttaccacgcTGTTATCAAACATGGCAATATGAAGGCACAGCTTGTAGGAATTAGATGGCACCCAGCTGAGGGAACCGAGAGTGTCTGAATCCTGACCCAGAACACAGTGCCGTTCCCTTAGCCCATCCTGCAGGGCAGACACAGGGATAGGGATCCGGATCGGGGCCCAGTAAAGCAAGCTACCGTTTTGTGAGCAGCACGTGGGCCCgatctcaaagaaataataataaataataccatTCTTTCTTGACTTCGTGCCACGTGCAAGGAGCCATGCCAAGAACTTACATTACATATGTCTCCAGTTAATTCGGGTCAATGCCATCAGCCCCACTCTGGTGCAgctcagagggagagacacacacacagtgatgAGCAAGCTTCTGCGTGGCCCTGGCAGGAGGCGTGTGGCCCAAGCAGGTGCCTTGGGACCTGCTGGCTACTCAGAGTCTCCTTCTCCAAGTGAAGGGGtaagccccctccccccgcagagCCAGCAGGAGAGGCCTCAAATTCTTCTCTAAAGGCACCTCTGTGATAGCGCTCCCGTGCTAAAGCACCAAGACACCTTATGTTAttcttgttgcttttatttttttattgatacaTCATTGACATGCTGGATGTCAAAACATGCAgtggtgtttttctcttttttttttttttttaattttatttttttatccatgagacacacagaagagagaggctgggacacaggcagagggagaagcaggctccctgcaagaagctctatgtgggactcgattccaggacctcgggatcgtgccctgagccaaaggcagacgctccatcactgagccacccaggggaccctcaGTGGTGTTTTTTCTTTAGGGTAGGCACAGGCTTGAGCAAACGTATCTGCtaactccagaacattttcatcacagcAGAAACAGCCTATCCCTTAGCTGTCCACCCTGCTCCACTCCCCCACCGTCCACTCCCCCACCGTCCCCCCTCCACCACCgtcccccctccactcccccaccGTCACCCCTCCCCCACCGTCCACTCCCCCACCgtcccccctccaccaccaccccttgccccgccccgcccctgggcACCCCGTGATCTCCTTTCTTTTActtcagaaagaggagagaataggTACAGaccaaaggaaggagggagacaaAGGGTGAGGGGCAGAACCCACAGAGCGCCCGCCGGTGACCtggcccttccccctccctcccacccagcctGAAGAGGTGCTGCGTGGCCAGCTCCGCCTGCCAGGACCTTGCGGCCGCCCTGATGGCCAATCAGAATCTAAGGAGGATGGACCTGAGCAGCAACAGGCTGGGGCTGCCAGGCCTGAGAGCACTCTGCAAGGGGCTCCGGCATCCCAGATGCAAGCTGCAGGTGATCCAGTGAGTCTACCCAATCCAGACCCTCCTCGGTCTGAGTCTTCTCCCCGGAGGGGCTGGAACAGTCCCACAAGATGCTGCCGACCCCAAATCTCTACCTCTAGGTTAGGGCTGCCCTTAGACCCACAACCTTGGACCCCTTCCCTGGACTCTGCACTTTAGGGAGGGAACCCCTCTGGGGCCTCATCTGACCCATCGGCTTCCATGCTGGGGGGTGCATGGGCCACCTGCCCTCCCAGTCCTCGGGCCCTACTTGCCAGCTACACTCGGAGGGGTCAGGATGCTGAGCTCCTGCGAGTTCACGACACCGACACGTACTCGTGCTGTCCCCTCTCGCTGCAAGGCCACTCTTGCAGACGAGCCTCCAGAGTCCCCGGGGGTCTCCTTCACTCTCACAGCAAACACAGCGTTTCTGACACTTCGGGTCACCAACGCATGGGGTTTCCCACACAAGCAGCTCAGCCACAGCAGTGGGGTGTCCCACCATACAAGTCCACTTTGCCACCATCTACCTGGAGGTGGCGTCACTTCCCACAGGTGAGGGCTGGGCCCCATCAGACTGCTTCAGAGTCAGTTAGGTATCCTGGTTGTTACCTGGCTTCCAAAGGACCCCTGTCTCGGGTTTGAATAATCTCCTAGGGCGGCTCAGAGCACTCAGGAAAACCTTGCTAGGGATCAGTGTATTATTAAAGGATATGGTAAAGGaggcagatgaacagcctgaggaAGAGCTCCATGGGGTGAGGCCTGGGAGGGTCCCAGCCTGGGCACTTCTGACCCATGGAGCTGGGGTGTCACCCTCCTAGCCTGGACCCTGGAAGGGTTCACCAGCTGGAAGCTCCAAACCATGTATGGTCTTGCGGTTTTATGGAGCCTTCCTCTTGTGGCCTCTGTTTCATTAACTCCATTTCTGGCCCCTTGCCTTTTGGAAGAGGGTAGGGGGCAGGGCTGAACGTTCCCAGCCTTTCATTCTGGCATTGTCTCTTGGGTGCCCAACCCTATGTGGGAGCCCACCCATTAGAACCAGAGAtgctcttggggtgcctgggtggtcagtcagttaagcatctgccttcgactcaggttttgcatgatcctggggtcctgggatcaagtccgggtcaggctccctgttccagggaaacctgcttttccctctctctctgtccctccccctgcctcatctcatgcctctctctctctctctctctctaataaataaatgaagtcttagaaaaaaaaaaaaaaagaaagaaaaaggaggagaagaagaagaagaacaacaacaacaacaaccagagAGATGCTCCTAGCGCTCTGGTCACTTAGGAACAGCAGGGGCTtcaggagccctgtgtcaggaagGAGGGTGTGCAGAGACCAGTACATGTGTTTTCTACCATCTGCCACACCTTATCCTGCTCCTGCCAGTGAACTCCTACTGAGCCTTCCAGAACCATCTCAAACTTCCCAGAGTCTTCCCTGACTGTGCATGGTTTGCCAAACCTGAGCTAGGTGTCCCCTCCACCATGATGGTTTTAATAAACTGGAGCTCAGCATaggagcacctactgtgtgcccggTGTGGTTCTACACCCTGCCTCCTTGGTAAAGTATGTAGTCCTTGCAACAACCTTAGGAAGCAGATGTGATTATTACCCTTATTTTTGAGGCAGTGAACCTGAGGCAGAGCAGCTCGTGACACACGTAATAGACTTCCTGACCACTTGCTAGAGGGTGCAGGGCTCGTGAGCAGCAGAGATGGACATTCCCAGGTCCTGAGCGCTAGAGAACCACCCTGAGCTATGGTGCACTCCTGCCTCAGTGGCATCACCTTCACTGGCTGATACTTGCTTACCCCTCTGTCTCCTTCAGTGGGATACTCCTTGCTGGAAATGATGaagtcgtcttcttcttcttcttcttcttcttcttcttcttcttcttcttcttcttcttctccttctccttctccttctccttctccttctccttcttcttcttcttcttcttttttaatgatttagtCTTCTTAATGCCTGAGCTGTAGTGACACGTGTTTGTGTTGGGTGATTCAAGGGACCAGGGGATGAGCCAGGAGGATAGAGGACAGCAAGAGGCGCCCTCTTCAACATCTGTCTCTTTCCTCCCAAGGTTGAGGAAGTGTCAGCTGGAAGCGGAGGCTTGCCAGGAGATTGCCTCCGTGCTCAGCACCAGTCGACATCTGGAGGAGTTGGACCTAACTGGAAATGCTCTGGAGGATTTG harbors:
- the NLRP12 gene encoding NACHT, LRR and PYD domains-containing protein 12 isoform X7 — encoded protein: MEDRNARLGECVNLSHRYTRLLLVKEHSNPMWAQQKLLDTGWGQARTVGHQASFIQMETLFEPDEERPEPPRTVVLQGAAGMGKSMLAHKVMLDWADGRLFQDRFDYLFYINCRKMNQSTAEQSAQDLISSCWPEPSVPLQELVRVPERLLFIIDGFHELKPSFHDPQGPWCLCWEEKRPTELLLSSLIRKKLLPELSVLITIRPTALEKLHRLLEHPRHVEILGFSEAERKEYFYKYFHNAEQAGQVFNFIRDNEPLFTLCFVPMVCWVVCTCLKQQLEDGGLLRQTSRTTTAVYMLYLLSLMQPKPGSPILQSPPNQRGLCSLAADGLWNQKILFEEQDLRKHGLDGADVSSFLNMNIFQKDINCEKFYSFIHLSFQEFFAAMYYILDPGESRSSPEHNVTRLLAEYEFSERSFLALTVRFLFGLLNEETRSYLEKSLCWKVSPHVKVELLEWIQRKAQSEGSTLQQGSLELFSCLYEIQEEDFIQQALSPFQVVVVNNIATKMEHMISSFCVKNCRSALVLHLHGAAYSPDEDDGGRWASGPQMLPTQIPEKNVLPDAYSKQLAAALSTNPNLTELVLYRSALGSRGVRLLCQGLRHPSCKLQNLSLKRCCVASSACQDLAAALMANQNLRRMDLSSNRLGLPGLRALCKGLRHPRCKLQVIQLRKCQLEAEACQEIASVLSTSRHLEELDLTGNALEDLGLKLLCQGLRHPVCRLQILWLKICHLTAAACEDLASTLGVNQSLIELDLSLNDLGDPGVLLLCEGLRHPQCRLQALRLGICRLSSAACKGLCTVLQVNPCLRDLDLSFNDLGDAGVWPLCEGLRHPTCRLQKLWLDSCGLTAKACEDLSSALGVSQTLRELYLTNNALGNAGVRLLCKGLSHPGCKLQVLWLFGMELNKMTHRRLAALRVVKPQLDIGC